A single Deinococcus aquaedulcis DNA region contains:
- a CDS encoding cobyrinate a,c-diamide synthase yields MNRLVIAAPHSGSGKTTVAALLCLALRARGLRVQPFKLGPDYLDPTHLTRAAAQATRNLDSFLLGPARTRDLFARAAAGADLSILEGVMGLYDGRDPTSDEHSTAELAALLGAPVVLVIDAGGMARTVAAVAAGLRDFRPDLRVAGVILNRVGGPGHAALCEAALEGVGLPVLGFVARTEALALPSRHLGLLSAELTAWDEAAVLAAAGHLRLDALLAAAQAPALPQPAAPGVNGPRVRLAYAHDEAFHFYYPDALDELRLAGADLVPFSPLRDAGLPPGVSGLLLGGGYPEVHAAALSANRSMRGAVRAFAASGRPVLGECGGLMYLGETLEDEAGTQFEMCGVVPYHTRMTPGLTLGYREATALAPSVLAPAGTVLRGHEFHHSVLTHAPTQPAYRWTGGDGQPVTEGYAAGNVLASYLHLHLAAEPALARRLVAACR; encoded by the coding sequence ATGAACCGGCTGGTGATCGCGGCGCCGCATTCCGGCAGCGGCAAGACGACGGTGGCGGCCCTGCTGTGCCTCGCGCTGCGGGCGCGCGGGCTGCGGGTGCAGCCCTTCAAACTGGGGCCCGACTACCTGGACCCCACGCACCTGACCCGCGCTGCCGCGCAGGCCACCCGCAACCTCGATTCGTTTCTGCTGGGCCCGGCGCGCACCCGCGACCTGTTCGCCCGCGCGGCGGCAGGGGCCGACCTCAGCATTCTGGAAGGGGTCATGGGCCTGTACGACGGCCGCGACCCCACCAGCGACGAGCATTCCACCGCCGAACTGGCCGCGCTGCTGGGCGCGCCAGTGGTGCTGGTGATTGACGCGGGCGGCATGGCCCGCACGGTGGCGGCCGTGGCGGCGGGCCTGCGCGACTTTCGCCCCGATCTGCGCGTGGCGGGCGTGATTCTGAACCGCGTGGGTGGCCCCGGCCACGCGGCGCTGTGCGAGGCCGCGCTGGAAGGCGTGGGGTTGCCGGTTCTGGGTTTCGTGGCCCGCACCGAGGCGCTGGCCTTGCCCTCGCGGCACCTGGGCCTGCTGAGCGCGGAACTGACCGCCTGGGACGAGGCGGCGGTGCTGGCGGCGGCCGGGCATCTGCGGCTGGACGCGCTGCTGGCTGCCGCGCAGGCGCCCGCCCTGCCCCAGCCAGCAGCGCCCGGGGTGAACGGTCCCCGGGTGCGGCTGGCCTACGCCCACGACGAGGCCTTTCACTTCTACTACCCCGATGCGCTGGACGAACTGCGCCTGGCCGGGGCCGATCTTGTGCCGTTCAGCCCTCTGCGCGACGCGGGGCTGCCGCCCGGGGTGAGCGGCCTGCTGCTGGGCGGCGGCTACCCCGAAGTGCACGCGGCGGCGCTTAGCGCCAACCGCTCCATGCGCGGGGCGGTGCGGGCGTTTGCCGCCTCTGGCCGCCCGGTGCTGGGCGAATGCGGCGGCCTGATGTACCTGGGCGAAACCCTGGAAGACGAGGCCGGCACCCAGTTCGAGATGTGCGGCGTGGTGCCCTACCACACCCGTATGACCCCGGGTCTCACCCTGGGCTACCGCGAGGCCACCGCCCTGGCGCCGTCCGTGCTGGCCCCGGCGGGGACCGTGCTGCGGGGCCACGAATTCCACCACTCGGTGCTGACCCACGCCCCCACCCAGCCGGCCTACCGCTGGACGGGCGGGGATGGGCAGCCCGTGACCGAGGGCTACGCGGCCGGGAACGTGCTGGCCAGTTACCTGCACCTGCATCTGGCGGCCGAGCCCGCACTGGCCCGGCGGCTGGTGGCGGCCTGCCGGTGA
- a CDS encoding CobD/CbiB family cobalamin biosynthesis protein has product MRRRTLLLALALDTLGEPPTRWHPVVWMGTYLGFARRRWRPAPPAGQLVQGAASWALGAGLAAAGGHLAGRWPWPVQAAVLKPLLARRALFAAVGEVHAALQRGDLPEARRLLAWHLVSRDTSDLSASEVAGAAIESLAENLSDSVVAPLLAFRVGGLGLAATYRLTNTADALWGYRTPALEWPGKVAAHADDLLNLAPARLTALCALLAGGRRASWPVWLRDRRATPSPNAGHPMSAFAGVLGLRLDKRGVYVLGAGGRPPTPDDLPPALALARRTLGLAVLALLWPPRRRRA; this is encoded by the coding sequence GTGAGGCGGCGCACGCTGCTGCTGGCGCTCGCCCTGGACACGCTGGGCGAGCCACCCACCCGCTGGCACCCGGTGGTCTGGATGGGCACGTACCTGGGCTTCGCCCGGCGCCGCTGGCGGCCCGCCCCACCGGCCGGCCAACTGGTCCAGGGCGCGGCCAGCTGGGCCCTGGGGGCGGGGCTGGCGGCGGCTGGGGGCCACCTCGCCGGGCGCTGGCCGTGGCCAGTTCAGGCGGCAGTGCTCAAGCCCCTGTTGGCCCGGCGCGCCCTCTTTGCCGCCGTGGGCGAGGTTCACGCGGCCCTGCAGCGCGGGGACCTCCCCGAAGCCCGGCGGTTGCTCGCGTGGCATCTGGTCAGCCGGGACACCTCGGACCTCAGCGCCTCGGAGGTGGCGGGGGCGGCCATCGAGAGTCTGGCGGAAAACCTGTCGGACAGCGTGGTGGCGCCGCTGCTGGCCTTCCGGGTGGGGGGCCTGGGACTGGCGGCCACCTACCGCCTGACAAACACCGCCGACGCCCTGTGGGGCTACCGCACCCCGGCCCTGGAATGGCCCGGCAAAGTGGCCGCCCACGCCGACGACCTGCTGAATCTGGCTCCGGCCCGGCTGACGGCGCTGTGCGCGCTGCTGGCCGGCGGGCGGCGGGCCAGCTGGCCGGTGTGGCTCCGGGACCGCCGCGCCACCCCCAGCCCCAACGCCGGACACCCCATGAGCGCCTTCGCCGGGGTGCTGGGCCTGCGCCTGGACAAACGCGGGGTGTACGTGCTGGGCGCCGGGGGCCGGCCCCCCACCCCGGACGACCTGCCGCCCGCCCTGGCCCTGGCCCGGCGGACCCTGGGGCTGGCCGTGCTGGCCCTGCTGTGGCCGCCCCGGAGGCGCCGTGCCTGA